One window of Candidatus Poribacteria bacterium genomic DNA carries:
- a CDS encoding Nramp family divalent metal transporter: MQTEETQTPEPVDIPAATGPYTEPWSLKKIIALASVFGPAAIVASVSIGAGETIVVVRAGAWAGYNLLWLVLLSCVVKGVFVTYLLGRYTAVSGEYIGQRLAKLPGPRGWLLIAIVLLEMIGAPLAWVPIAKPCGALLHFLFRDTLSSGISQLVWENLITSCFITLALLFGLRISFERLEKQQLIICLILVVGTIIGTLMVRPDFGKALVGSLRFGYLPEFPEWAPKDAVENPLLTMATAFGYVGGSVMGYVVYANWVSMHRWGMTSHRNIDAIRQRASNRDRIDYLPEQPEQISQLRKILAPLRWDIGMGAIVLFIVTGAFMISGAAVLYGMQSTFEGWSLLTDQASVWKNIHASLVWVYYICIVVALWGTLQALPEIYARVMQEFFQAIWPQREWNYDMLRRWVCLYIFLTTMVLIWSNIPFDILTQIAGFILANFSIALMMLAALYLNAKLPAAYRTRPFMFVGALISAAVLITFAGISGWGLFVKLFIGN; the protein is encoded by the coding sequence ATGCAAACAGAAGAGACACAAACACCTGAGCCTGTCGACATTCCAGCCGCCACCGGTCCGTATACCGAACCATGGTCCCTGAAAAAGATTATCGCGCTTGCATCGGTGTTTGGACCCGCCGCGATTGTTGCCTCAGTGAGTATCGGGGCAGGCGAAACGATTGTTGTCGTCCGGGCAGGGGCGTGGGCAGGATATAACTTGCTCTGGCTTGTGCTGCTCAGCTGCGTCGTCAAAGGTGTTTTTGTCACTTATCTGCTCGGTCGCTATACCGCGGTTAGCGGTGAATATATCGGGCAGCGGCTCGCCAAGTTACCTGGACCGCGCGGCTGGCTCCTCATTGCGATTGTCCTGCTTGAAATGATAGGCGCGCCTTTGGCATGGGTGCCGATCGCCAAACCCTGTGGTGCCCTGCTCCATTTTCTGTTCAGGGATACGCTGTCTTCAGGTATCTCGCAACTCGTTTGGGAAAACCTCATCACGTCCTGTTTCATCACCCTCGCACTCCTTTTCGGTTTACGTATCTCCTTTGAAAGACTGGAAAAACAGCAACTCATTATCTGCCTCATTCTTGTGGTCGGAACGATTATTGGCACACTCATGGTGCGTCCCGACTTTGGTAAGGCACTCGTGGGGAGTCTCCGTTTCGGATATCTGCCAGAATTCCCTGAATGGGCACCCAAAGATGCGGTTGAAAACCCTTTATTGACAATGGCGACTGCCTTTGGGTACGTCGGTGGTTCTGTAATGGGATACGTTGTTTACGCAAATTGGGTGAGTATGCACCGATGGGGGATGACATCACATCGGAACATTGACGCTATCCGTCAGCGTGCCTCCAATCGTGATAGAATTGATTATCTCCCTGAGCAACCTGAGCAGATCAGCCAACTCCGAAAAATCCTTGCACCCCTCCGGTGGGATATCGGTATGGGCGCGATAGTCCTCTTTATCGTGACGGGTGCGTTCATGATCTCAGGTGCTGCTGTCCTGTATGGAATGCAAAGCACTTTTGAAGGATGGAGCCTCCTGACCGATCAAGCGAGTGTCTGGAAAAATATTCATGCCTCACTTGTATGGGTATATTACATCTGTATTGTCGTCGCGCTGTGGGGAACGCTACAGGCACTACCAGAGATTTACGCACGCGTGATGCAAGAGTTCTTCCAAGCAATCTGGCCCCAACGTGAATGGAACTACGATATGCTGCGCAGATGGGTCTGTCTCTATATTTTCCTTACGACGATGGTGCTCATCTGGTCAAACATTCCGTTCGACATCTTGACACAAATCGCAGGCTTTATTTTGGCGAATTTTTCGATCGCTTTGATGATGCTTGCAGCTCTGTATCTCAACGCGAAACTGCCTGCCGCTTATCGGACGCGTCCGTTCATGTTCGTCGGTGCTCTGATTTCCGCCGCTGTGCTTATTACATTTGCCGGGATTAGTGGTTGGGGTTTGTTCGTCAAACTGTTCATTGGTAATTAA
- a CDS encoding ThuA domain-containing protein codes for MTQPIQVTVWNEFRHEKTNEFIRGLYPNGIHAAIADGLDKAGGFKVQSATLDEPEHGLTDDVLESTDVLIWWGHAAHNAVEDAIAAKVRARVLDGMGLIVLHSAHYSKPFTGLMGTSCSLKWREAGEKERLWVIEHGHPIVEGLGEYFEIEHAEMYGEPFDIPEPDTLVLVSWFPGGEVFRSGCCYYRGRGKIFYFRPGHETYPIYYDENVRQVIANASRWAAPGNAPTPVFGNAKPLEPIEEE; via the coding sequence TTCATTCGTGGTCTTTATCCGAATGGCATTCATGCCGCAATTGCAGATGGACTCGACAAAGCCGGTGGTTTTAAAGTTCAAAGCGCAACGCTGGATGAACCCGAACACGGCTTGACCGATGACGTACTCGAAAGCACCGATGTTCTCATCTGGTGGGGACATGCCGCGCATAATGCAGTTGAAGATGCGATTGCTGCTAAGGTTCGCGCACGTGTTTTGGACGGTATGGGACTCATTGTCCTGCATTCCGCGCACTATTCTAAGCCTTTTACCGGTTTGATGGGCACATCCTGTAGTCTCAAATGGCGTGAGGCGGGTGAAAAGGAACGTCTCTGGGTCATTGAGCACGGACACCCGATTGTTGAAGGTTTGGGCGAATACTTTGAAATTGAACACGCCGAAATGTATGGCGAGCCGTTTGATATTCCTGAACCCGATACACTCGTTTTGGTCAGTTGGTTCCCCGGCGGCGAAGTTTTCCGAAGTGGATGTTGTTATTATCGCGGCAGAGGGAAAATCTTCTATTTCCGTCCCGGGCATGAGACCTACCCGATCTATTACGACGAGAACGTTCGGCAGGTTATTGCGAATGCCTCTCGATGGGCAGCACCCGGTAACGCACCGACTCCTGTCTTTGGCAACGCAAAACCCTTAGAACCCATAGAAGAAGAATAG